A stretch of Meiothermus sp. Pnk-1 DNA encodes these proteins:
- a CDS encoding DEAD/DEAH box helicase: MALSLRPEDLRPERWLAHVLPAVVQGTALDWSEVGEANPSDLEALFHPLKVLGLPPETLVHRLGLATMPPELRAWAVRFFSLDPVQLKEQEEVRDPFAQLEAIQTGFRNYAESFVGPRNPAIREFIRKGIKEEDLLWREPFVAQKRRYRLGKSLDDLIREGLLPPEARPLLRRNPEDFQDLTPIHPYVHQEEALRAALRGESFVVATGTGSGKSLAFGLPILAYALEERRPGIKAVLVYPMNALANSQYRDFALRLHGSGLRIALYNGETPHTRKDGEALRQKLLQERPVSDAEVLSREEIRENPPDILLTNYVQLELLLTRGEDRFLFPPEHRGVLRYLVLDEVHTYAGLRGADVAFLIRRLCQHTGTTESLQVIGTSATVDRGEEAIRRFAENLFGSPVARVIGETLEDPPPLDLKALPPELKEALEAAPGGEARVRRALLFVEGLLKEPKTLSELAQAWAKEAKVPEEEARKEVVLALRVGAATGYLAPRIHAFYAQAPDLTATLDLEALSLKGERHLQGKPAYPVVFCRNCGQEYLVARAKNGHYLPGPSLLDPMGPEVRYLRPGAWLPQEEPLPEDWLEESGEPKKGRRSLLPTNLALDPYTGAPQEGGVPVAVLPYPFQYCPTCQVAHSRRGGEIRKLTAFGLVGRSTATDLLLLNTLSTLPPKERKIIVFSDNRQDTEFQAGHFQDLFRKALFRQTVLELLEGGPAYLSQVGRQVYEAWARADAREEVHPLYDPYSPEGAAYLHLLSLAAVLEAVRNTQPNLKNLEAAGLVRYRYRHLEEVAKDPDLWEGLAVPEEVRRDYLTGLLDLIRRRGAIRHDLFNPSRFRLEVEEPLATLPHEVFVEPLGAALVLEVPTPSNPRFGHTFLLHGTRRPSLFEAWTMRALGLPWEEARALLKKAVKRLKEKAVLMPWEFPAWGRGKVEGVALNHNAILLEKTEGEYLVCPRSGYTGPLHALQISPEFPGQPLEKRRVHPFYEHLYRRRAFATPLEARAHSAQVSGEERRRLEERFRNPQDPLSVLVATPTLEMGIDIGALSSVFLRNIPPSPANYAQRSGRAGRKGQPALIQAFAGSLGHDQYFYRFPEKMVRGTIQAPRFLLDNPRLAQAHVRALVLEVLAQKGFSLPAKVSQAVDYEDQARFYPLRASFAQDLAQLLAHHREEVLQAVREAFAREMARFPWFSEDFLQETVGGFPQALDRELNPWREEYQDAQARYTEYANRLRHMGPHHPHKDEVQAEMERADRQRKHLVDLDLRGYLAGRGFLPNYAFGRATTWVELLTPGGEVERLERPTFIALTEFAPGNTLYYGARRYHLDRLAFLPKEEDLRLAKRCTCGHVEALGPRCRWCHKDLSGEVPTVRLLPPPVLMGTPRRRISSEEEDRARLGYEVEWDWRPKNPKAFRSGAYRLLYEHNAEVVAMNKGLRSWLLEEEENPLQEGFVYCRKCRRFLLTEKELQEHPWREGREGRCPAGGQEGDLRKGVVLEARAESDVLALEVPAPPGLDPQRIPAFYKSLLAAFRKAALVVLELADDELWGFLQPTPQREVPYRVVLAEGQEGGLGALAALATWPSQETPHPLQELATTALRLMHEGEEAACERACYECLMDYGNQGDHPLLDRTLVMPVFALLQEAHFQAEEEEDLPPHLIELLNRCESELEKRWVLECYRRGLPLPDQAQYTLDLGGTHTRLDFYYARGVGVYVDGPHHQDPGQAQKDGEIRRRLTLMGFPFVVFREGEAWDPGFQELEALLGPQESLAWDEALELVDPAYRPLLEALRRLGLRPPDEVGEDLLEEGRVVGISLARWGKLRLVPPGFGEFGLEVMPKTDPETVRAYLEKRS, encoded by the coding sequence ATGGCCCTTAGCTTGCGGCCCGAAGACCTTAGGCCCGAGCGCTGGCTGGCCCACGTGTTGCCCGCGGTGGTCCAGGGCACGGCCCTGGACTGGTCCGAGGTGGGGGAGGCGAACCCCTCGGACCTCGAGGCCCTCTTCCACCCCCTGAAGGTCCTGGGTCTTCCTCCCGAGACCCTGGTCCACCGCCTGGGCCTCGCCACCATGCCCCCCGAGCTCAGGGCCTGGGCGGTCCGGTTCTTTAGCCTGGACCCAGTCCAACTAAAGGAGCAGGAAGAGGTGCGAGACCCCTTCGCCCAACTGGAGGCCATCCAAACGGGCTTCCGCAACTACGCGGAGAGCTTCGTCGGGCCACGCAATCCCGCCATAAGGGAGTTCATCCGCAAGGGCATAAAGGAGGAGGACCTCCTCTGGCGCGAGCCCTTCGTGGCGCAGAAGCGACGCTACCGCCTGGGCAAGTCCCTGGACGACCTCATCCGAGAAGGCCTCCTTCCCCCCGAGGCCCGCCCCCTCCTCCGCCGCAACCCCGAGGACTTCCAGGACCTCACCCCCATTCACCCCTACGTCCACCAGGAGGAGGCCCTGCGGGCCGCCCTCCGGGGCGAGAGCTTTGTGGTGGCCACGGGCACCGGCTCGGGGAAGAGCCTGGCCTTTGGCCTGCCCATCCTGGCCTACGCCCTCGAGGAGAGGCGGCCTGGCATCAAGGCCGTCCTCGTCTACCCCATGAACGCCCTGGCCAACTCCCAGTACCGGGACTTCGCCCTGAGGCTTCACGGCTCGGGGCTCCGCATCGCCCTCTATAACGGGGAAACCCCCCACACCCGCAAGGATGGGGAGGCCCTCCGGCAAAAGCTCCTCCAGGAGCGGCCCGTGAGCGACGCCGAGGTCCTAAGCCGCGAGGAGATCCGGGAAAACCCCCCGGACATCCTCCTAACCAACTACGTGCAGCTGGAACTCCTCCTCACCCGGGGGGAGGACCGCTTCCTCTTCCCCCCGGAGCACCGGGGCGTGCTCCGCTACCTGGTCCTGGACGAGGTCCACACCTACGCCGGCCTCCGGGGGGCGGACGTGGCCTTCTTGATCCGGAGGCTCTGCCAGCACACGGGCACCACGGAAAGCCTCCAGGTGATCGGCACCTCCGCCACCGTGGACCGGGGCGAGGAGGCCATCCGCCGCTTCGCCGAGAACCTCTTCGGATCCCCCGTGGCCCGGGTCATCGGCGAAACCCTGGAGGACCCGCCCCCCCTGGACCTAAAGGCCCTGCCCCCGGAGCTGAAGGAGGCCCTCGAGGCGGCCCCCGGGGGCGAGGCCCGGGTGCGCCGGGCCCTCCTTTTCGTGGAAGGGCTCCTGAAGGAGCCCAAGACCCTGAGCGAGCTGGCCCAGGCCTGGGCCAAAGAGGCTAAAGTCCCCGAGGAGGAGGCCAGGAAGGAGGTGGTCCTGGCCCTTCGGGTAGGGGCGGCCACCGGGTACCTGGCCCCCCGCATCCACGCCTTCTACGCCCAGGCCCCCGACCTCACCGCCACCTTGGACCTGGAGGCTCTCTCCTTAAAGGGGGAGCGCCACCTCCAGGGCAAGCCCGCTTACCCCGTGGTCTTCTGCCGCAACTGCGGCCAGGAGTATCTGGTGGCCCGGGCGAAAAACGGCCACTACCTGCCGGGCCCCTCCCTGCTAGACCCCATGGGGCCCGAGGTGCGCTACCTCCGCCCCGGAGCCTGGCTTCCCCAGGAGGAACCCCTACCCGAGGACTGGCTGGAGGAAAGCGGCGAGCCCAAGAAGGGCCGCCGCTCCCTGCTGCCCACCAACCTCGCCCTGGACCCCTACACCGGAGCCCCCCAAGAGGGAGGGGTCCCCGTGGCCGTCCTTCCCTACCCCTTCCAGTACTGCCCCACCTGCCAGGTGGCCCACTCCCGCCGGGGAGGGGAGATCCGCAAACTCACGGCCTTCGGCCTGGTGGGCCGCTCCACCGCCACCGACCTCCTCCTCCTGAACACCCTAAGCACCCTGCCCCCAAAGGAGCGCAAGATCATCGTCTTCAGCGACAACCGCCAGGATACCGAGTTCCAGGCGGGCCACTTCCAGGACCTCTTCCGCAAAGCCCTCTTCCGGCAAACGGTGCTGGAGCTTTTGGAAGGGGGGCCGGCCTACCTCTCCCAGGTGGGGCGCCAGGTCTACGAGGCCTGGGCCCGGGCGGACGCCCGCGAAGAGGTGCACCCCCTGTACGACCCCTATAGCCCCGAGGGGGCCGCTTACCTGCACCTCCTCTCCTTGGCGGCGGTCTTGGAGGCCGTCCGGAACACCCAGCCCAACCTCAAGAACCTGGAGGCGGCGGGCCTGGTGCGGTACCGCTACCGCCACCTGGAAGAAGTGGCGAAAGACCCGGACCTCTGGGAGGGTCTTGCGGTCCCCGAGGAGGTGCGCCGGGACTACCTCACGGGGCTTTTGGACCTGATACGGCGCCGAGGGGCCATCCGCCACGATCTCTTCAACCCCTCCCGGTTCCGCCTGGAGGTGGAAGAGCCCCTGGCCACCCTCCCCCACGAGGTCTTCGTGGAGCCCCTGGGGGCCGCCCTGGTCCTGGAAGTTCCCACCCCCTCCAACCCCCGCTTTGGCCACACCTTCCTCCTCCATGGCACCCGGCGGCCGAGCCTCTTTGAGGCCTGGACCATGCGGGCCTTGGGCTTGCCGTGGGAGGAGGCCCGGGCCCTCCTGAAAAAGGCGGTGAAGCGGCTCAAGGAAAAGGCGGTCCTGATGCCCTGGGAGTTCCCGGCCTGGGGCCGGGGCAAGGTGGAGGGGGTGGCCCTGAACCACAACGCCATCCTCCTGGAAAAGACGGAGGGGGAGTACCTGGTCTGCCCCCGGAGCGGCTACACCGGCCCCCTCCACGCCCTCCAGATCTCCCCCGAGTTCCCCGGCCAGCCCCTGGAGAAGCGGCGCGTCCATCCCTTTTACGAGCACCTCTACCGGCGGCGCGCCTTCGCCACGCCCCTCGAGGCCCGCGCCCACTCCGCCCAGGTCTCCGGGGAGGAGCGGCGGAGGCTGGAGGAACGCTTCCGCAACCCCCAGGACCCTTTAAGCGTCCTGGTGGCCACCCCCACCTTGGAGATGGGCATTGACATCGGGGCCCTGTCCTCGGTCTTCCTGCGCAACATCCCCCCTTCCCCCGCCAACTACGCCCAGCGCTCGGGCCGGGCGGGCCGGAAGGGGCAGCCTGCCCTGATCCAGGCCTTCGCCGGGTCCCTGGGGCACGACCAGTACTTCTACCGCTTCCCCGAGAAGATGGTCCGGGGAACCATCCAGGCTCCCCGCTTCCTCCTGGACAACCCCCGCCTGGCCCAGGCCCACGTGCGGGCCCTGGTCCTGGAGGTTCTGGCCCAGAAGGGGTTCTCCTTGCCCGCCAAGGTGAGCCAGGCGGTGGACTACGAGGACCAGGCCCGCTTCTACCCTTTGCGGGCCTCCTTCGCCCAGGACCTGGCCCAACTCCTCGCCCACCACCGGGAGGAGGTGCTCCAGGCGGTGCGGGAGGCCTTCGCCCGGGAGATGGCCCGCTTCCCCTGGTTCTCGGAGGACTTCCTGCAGGAGACGGTGGGGGGCTTTCCCCAGGCCCTGGACCGGGAGCTCAACCCCTGGCGGGAGGAGTACCAAGACGCCCAGGCCCGCTACACGGAGTACGCCAACCGCCTGCGCCACATGGGCCCCCACCATCCCCACAAGGACGAGGTCCAGGCGGAGATGGAGCGGGCGGACCGGCAACGAAAGCACCTGGTGGACCTAGACCTCCGGGGCTACCTGGCGGGCCGGGGCTTCCTCCCCAACTACGCCTTCGGCCGGGCCACCACCTGGGTGGAGCTCCTCACCCCCGGCGGGGAGGTGGAACGCCTGGAGCGGCCCACCTTCATCGCCCTCACCGAGTTCGCCCCCGGCAACACCCTCTACTACGGGGCCCGCCGCTACCACCTGGACCGCCTGGCCTTTCTGCCCAAGGAGGAGGACCTACGCCTGGCCAAACGGTGCACCTGCGGGCACGTGGAAGCCTTAGGGCCCCGGTGCCGCTGGTGCCACAAGGACCTGAGCGGGGAGGTTCCCACGGTGCGGCTCCTCCCTCCTCCCGTGCTCATGGGCACCCCCCGGCGGCGCATCAGCAGCGAGGAGGAGGACCGGGCGCGCCTGGGGTACGAGGTGGAATGGGACTGGAGGCCCAAAAACCCCAAGGCCTTCCGAAGCGGGGCTTACCGCCTCCTCTACGAGCACAACGCCGAGGTGGTGGCCATGAACAAGGGGCTTCGCTCCTGGCTTTTGGAGGAGGAGGAAAACCCCTTGCAGGAAGGCTTCGTCTACTGCCGCAAGTGCCGCCGCTTCCTCCTCACGGAAAAAGAGCTCCAGGAGCACCCCTGGCGCGAGGGCAGGGAGGGGCGGTGCCCGGCGGGCGGGCAGGAGGGGGACCTGAGGAAGGGGGTAGTCCTCGAGGCCCGGGCGGAAAGCGACGTCCTGGCCCTGGAGGTGCCGGCGCCCCCTGGCCTTGACCCCCAGAGGATCCCCGCCTTCTACAAAAGCCTCCTCGCCGCCTTTCGCAAGGCCGCCCTGGTGGTTTTGGAGCTGGCGGACGACGAGCTTTGGGGCTTCCTCCAGCCCACCCCGCAAAGGGAGGTGCCCTACCGGGTGGTTCTGGCGGAGGGGCAGGAAGGGGGGCTTGGGGCCTTGGCGGCCTTGGCCACCTGGCCCAGCCAGGAAACCCCCCATCCCCTCCAAGAGCTGGCCACCACCGCCCTCCGCCTCATGCACGAGGGAGAGGAAGCGGCCTGCGAACGAGCCTGCTACGAGTGCCTGATGGACTACGGCAACCAGGGGGACCATCCCCTCCTGGACCGCACCCTGGTCATGCCCGTCTTCGCCCTCCTGCAGGAAGCCCACTTCCAGGCGGAAGAGGAAGAGGACCTCCCCCCACACCTGATAGAACTCCTCAACCGGTGCGAGAGCGAGCTGGAAAAGCGCTGGGTCCTGGAGTGCTACCGCCGGGGGCTCCCCTTGCCGGACCAGGCCCAGTACACCCTGGACCTAGGGGGCACCCACACCCGCCTGGACTTTTACTACGCCAGAGGGGTCGGCGTGTATGTGGACGGCCCCCACCACCAGGACCCCGGGCAGGCCCAAAAGGACGGGGAAATCCGGAGGAGGCTCACCCTCATGGGCTTTCCCTTCGTGGTCTTCCGGGAAGGAGAAGCCTGGGACCCAGGCTTCCAGGAGCTGGAGGCCCTCCTTGGCCCTCAAGAAAGCCTCGCCTGGGACGAGGCCCTGGAGCTGGTGGACCCCGCCTACCGGCCCCTGCTGGAAGCCCTCCGCCGATTGGGCCTCAGGCCCCCGGACGAGGTGGGAGAGGACCTGCTGGAGGAAGGGCGGGTGGTGGGGATTTCCCTGGCCCGCTGGGGTAAACTCCGCCTCGTACCCCCGGGCTTTGGGGAGTTTGGCCTCGAGGTCATGCCAAAGACCGATCCCGAAACCGTGCGCGCCTATCTGGAAAAGAGGTCTTAG
- a CDS encoding helix-turn-helix domain-containing protein, whose product MKRKLTSVDEFFQDDLNTPELRQAYREVLDEELGEVLRSLRKKRGLSQKDLAERLGVQRSRVAQIENTEGLSLSLETLARFASALGYRLILTFADEGEAVAQYSLSEAPAREREWDLAVLPAIRVVDFSRSAA is encoded by the coding sequence ATGAAGCGCAAACTCACCAGCGTGGACGAGTTTTTCCAGGACGACCTCAACACCCCTGAGCTCCGCCAAGCGTACCGAGAGGTCCTGGACGAAGAACTGGGAGAGGTCTTGAGGTCCCTTCGGAAGAAGCGGGGCCTGAGCCAAAAGGACCTCGCCGAGCGGCTGGGTGTCCAGCGCAGCCGCGTGGCCCAGATTGAAAACACCGAGGGGCTTTCCCTCTCCCTGGAAACCCTGGCTCGCTTCGCCAGTGCCTTGGGGTATCGTCTCATCCTCACTTTCGCTGACGAGGGGGAGGCGGTCGCTCAGTACTCCCTAAGCGAGGCCCCGGCCCGGGAAAGGGAATGGGATTTGGCGGTTCTTCCGGCCATAAGAGTGGTTGACTTTAGCAGATCCGCCGCTTGA
- a CDS encoding RecQ family ATP-dependent DNA helicase → MLIFHAASVFQELSSVSMMMGERELHTLLRERFGLTAFRPGQWEALEAVLSGKRVLLVQPTGWGKSLVYQMLAAQKGLTLVFSPLRALMRDQVREAAKYRLTARVLNSDQSQEEQEQILKEASEGGVGLLYIAPERLDNHLWQQWFMKLPISALVIDEAHCISQWGHDFRPDYRRIVEVVRSLPPQTPVLAVTATATQRVIEDIRSQVGNSLLVMRGSLARDNLRLRVIQVSREAEKFAQVYTWVQRLPGTGLIYTATQASAEALAEFLREMGVNATFYHAKLPAEERHSIEENLMNNTVKVVTATNALGMGLNKPDIRFVIHAEFPGSLLAYYQEIGRAGRDGNPADIVLLYDPEDRKIQEHFINNSKPPQEDYKRVLTLLQKEALGENQILEKTGLAKTALRNILQDLKEQGLVSKMNGLYRTISSARPNFSALIEIRDAKEKELEKMIEYITTSQCRMMLICVYLGDETAKHCGQCDNCKKQPTPAVSESILTQAQQFIAHPKLHLRGTHGHTPIYQDGRALAYYSGTRVGEAIHRSKYEQDGQPFADWLVDSAVEVVRKYWPGVPFEGVVHVPSTRSGDLVKHFASKLASKLGLPHLDLVYKVRCTEPQKEFTNRVQKKNNLRNAFACRGRVPETLLVVDDVCDSGVTLEEVGRVLKKAGAKSLFALALAKTRHSDDL, encoded by the coding sequence GTGCTCATATTTCACGCCGCCTCGGTTTTCCAAGAGCTATCCTCAGTCTCAATGATGATGGGAGAACGTGAGCTCCACACGCTGTTGCGCGAGCGGTTCGGTCTAACAGCTTTTCGTCCAGGTCAATGGGAAGCTTTGGAGGCTGTCCTTTCCGGTAAACGCGTGCTCTTGGTGCAGCCCACCGGTTGGGGCAAGAGCCTGGTGTATCAGATGCTGGCTGCACAAAAGGGGTTGACCCTTGTTTTCAGTCCGCTACGGGCCCTGATGCGGGACCAAGTTCGGGAGGCTGCAAAGTATCGGCTTACTGCCCGGGTACTCAATTCCGATCAAAGTCAGGAGGAGCAAGAACAGATTCTAAAAGAAGCCAGCGAAGGCGGTGTGGGCTTGCTCTACATTGCCCCAGAAAGGTTGGACAACCACTTATGGCAGCAGTGGTTTATGAAACTCCCTATCAGCGCTTTGGTCATCGATGAGGCTCACTGTATCTCTCAGTGGGGGCACGACTTTCGGCCCGACTATCGGAGGATCGTGGAGGTGGTGCGTTCCCTCCCTCCGCAAACCCCTGTTTTGGCCGTTACTGCCACGGCTACGCAGCGCGTTATAGAAGACATCCGGTCACAGGTAGGCAATTCCCTCTTGGTGATGCGGGGGAGTCTGGCACGGGATAACCTGCGTTTAAGAGTGATACAGGTGTCGAGGGAAGCTGAAAAGTTTGCGCAGGTGTATACCTGGGTACAACGACTTCCAGGAACCGGATTGATTTATACCGCTACGCAGGCTTCCGCTGAAGCGTTGGCAGAATTTCTAAGGGAAATGGGTGTTAACGCAACCTTCTATCATGCAAAACTCCCCGCTGAGGAGCGCCATTCTATAGAGGAAAATTTAATGAACAACACCGTCAAGGTAGTCACTGCTACTAACGCTTTGGGTATGGGCCTTAATAAGCCAGATATCCGCTTTGTTATACATGCGGAATTCCCGGGATCGTTGCTAGCATATTACCAGGAGATCGGACGCGCGGGTCGTGACGGTAATCCTGCGGATATCGTTCTTCTGTACGACCCTGAGGACCGGAAAATACAGGAACACTTCATCAACAACAGCAAGCCCCCTCAGGAAGACTACAAGCGGGTCCTCACTCTCTTGCAAAAGGAGGCACTTGGAGAAAACCAAATACTAGAAAAAACCGGGCTGGCGAAAACAGCTTTACGTAACATTCTCCAAGATCTTAAGGAACAAGGGTTGGTTTCTAAAATGAATGGACTCTATAGGACTATTTCCTCTGCAAGGCCCAACTTTTCTGCGCTTATAGAGATTAGGGACGCTAAGGAAAAAGAGCTAGAAAAAATGATAGAATACATCACGACCTCGCAGTGCAGAATGATGCTTATATGTGTTTATTTGGGAGACGAGACAGCAAAACACTGCGGGCAATGTGATAATTGCAAAAAACAACCTACTCCTGCCGTAAGCGAGAGCATACTTACTCAAGCCCAGCAGTTTATTGCTCATCCCAAGCTCCACCTGCGCGGTACTCACGGGCACACCCCTATTTACCAGGACGGACGCGCCTTGGCTTATTATAGTGGGACAAGGGTGGGGGAGGCTATTCACCGTTCCAAGTACGAACAAGACGGACAACCTTTTGCCGATTGGCTTGTGGACTCGGCAGTTGAGGTCGTGAGGAAGTACTGGCCGGGGGTCCCTTTTGAGGGCGTGGTTCACGTCCCTTCCACTAGGAGTGGCGACCTTGTGAAGCACTTCGCTTCCAAGCTCGCTTCTAAGCTCGGACTGCCCCACTTAGATCTGGTCTATAAGGTAAGATGCACGGAACCCCAGAAGGAATTCACTAACCGCGTGCAAAAGAAAAACAACCTTCGGAACGCCTTTGCCTGTCGGGGCCGCGTTCCTGAAACTCTCCTAGTGGTGGATGACGTTTGTGATTCGGGTGTTACTCTGGAGGAGGTGGGAAGGGTGTTGAAGAAAGCTGGTGCTAAGAGCCTTTTCGCCCTAGCATTGGCCAAGACTAGGCATTCGGACGACCTATGA
- a CDS encoding type II toxin-antitoxin system RelE/ParE family toxin gives MAGRYQVVLYEDANGRSQIKEWLRRLQEADPKKYAKARRLLKELLPTFGPELREPHVKHIQGPIWELRHHSGIRIYYWRQDATLFVAAAGEVKQKNKADPKLIAYALRAYQEFNSEE, from the coding sequence GTGGCGGGAAGATACCAAGTTGTGCTCTATGAAGACGCCAACGGGCGTTCCCAAATCAAGGAATGGCTCAGGCGCCTCCAAGAGGCTGACCCCAAAAAGTATGCCAAAGCCCGTCGGCTACTCAAGGAGCTCCTCCCCACCTTCGGACCTGAGCTGCGCGAGCCTCATGTCAAGCACATCCAAGGCCCTATCTGGGAACTCCGCCACCACTCGGGCATTCGCATCTACTACTGGCGCCAAGACGCCACCCTCTTTGTCGCGGCAGCGGGAGAAGTGAAGCAGAAGAACAAGGCCGACCCTAAACTCATCGCCTATGCGCTGCGGGCATACCAGGAGTTCAACTCGGAGGAATAG
- a CDS encoding DNA-processing protein DprA, with product MKPVYWMLLAHGELPSDYKSRAREVRLEILRYARKTGSLEELIDNRLDDLPEELQRIVRGLLEQATPMALLWSELREQGAKVISVHDLAYPERLKKSLKGSTPPILYVLGEENVLQAKRSISIIGSRNALPEAKKIARHAGEYFGREDYVVVTGMARGVDQEAVKGALQVGGKVVGVLPFGILSRKDLIPLIREYHEDIFGGRLTLISDLFPKASWKAQYAMARNRLVVGLSEAVLVVQSGLKESLGKDNKKHQSGTWNAVEQAHRMGKRVYVVDLPLEGNRSLIKQGLGIPLPIQDEGPRFSVVEDQMGMEHFQLQQRQSQDKAGMPEANLKGFQPPLFERELPPQSPTSSDKHKRHPNPSKTFASTPSDEATAKKSRKKAKKKSE from the coding sequence ATGAAACCCGTTTATTGGATGCTGCTTGCCCACGGTGAGCTGCCGTCCGACTATAAGAGCAGGGCTCGTGAAGTACGGCTGGAAATACTGAGATACGCCCGTAAAACAGGCTCTTTGGAAGAGCTGATTGACAATCGTCTGGACGATTTGCCCGAAGAACTTCAACGGATTGTCCGTGGCCTATTGGAGCAAGCCACCCCTATGGCCCTGCTTTGGAGTGAACTAAGGGAGCAGGGCGCAAAGGTGATTTCTGTGCATGATCTTGCTTATCCCGAAAGGCTGAAAAAAAGCCTAAAAGGTAGTACACCCCCGATTCTGTACGTCTTGGGTGAAGAAAACGTGCTGCAAGCGAAGAGAAGTATATCTATCATTGGCTCTCGTAATGCGCTACCGGAGGCGAAGAAAATTGCGCGACATGCAGGAGAATATTTTGGCCGTGAGGATTACGTCGTCGTCACAGGTATGGCTAGAGGGGTGGACCAAGAAGCTGTCAAGGGAGCCCTTCAGGTAGGAGGTAAGGTCGTTGGGGTGCTTCCTTTTGGAATCCTTAGTAGAAAAGACTTGATTCCCCTAATTAGGGAGTACCACGAAGATATCTTTGGCGGTCGCCTTACACTGATTTCCGACTTGTTTCCAAAGGCGAGTTGGAAAGCTCAATACGCCATGGCGAGGAACCGCCTTGTGGTTGGGCTCTCTGAGGCGGTTCTGGTGGTGCAGAGCGGCTTGAAGGAATCCTTGGGAAAGGATAATAAGAAGCACCAGAGTGGGACGTGGAATGCGGTTGAACAGGCCCACCGCATGGGGAAAAGGGTTTACGTAGTAGACCTTCCTTTGGAGGGGAACCGTTCTCTTATTAAGCAGGGTTTAGGCATTCCCCTTCCTATTCAGGACGAAGGGCCTCGGTTTTCCGTTGTGGAAGATCAGATGGGAATGGAGCACTTCCAGCTTCAACAGAGGCAATCCCAGGATAAGGCTGGTATGCCCGAGGCAAACCTCAAAGGTTTCCAACCCCCCCTCTTTGAGAGAGAACTTCCTCCTCAAAGTCCGACGAGTTCAGACAAGCATAAGCGGCACCCTAACCCCTCCAAGACCTTCGCGAGTACCCCTAGCGACGAAGCTACGGCAAAAAAATCTAGGAAGAAGGCAAAGAAAAAGTCGGAGTAG
- a CDS encoding helix-turn-helix domain-containing protein, whose protein sequence is MTLADPPLEMTKAERIRKLFQEGKSVSEIAEALGVTYQHAYKVLRRSGLLKPKKAQGFPENYEEFISGLEILGISLQALSARLDRHPQGKKGARLVLKPFGPEALEEGFRAGLALTVDLLDDNHPIGQLQVKLAATYRSPRFLDDNLFKVFAERNLPLNLWPYLRFYVDFLTTQMGLPPLTLPLFKV, encoded by the coding sequence TTGACTTTAGCAGATCCGCCGCTTGAGATGACCAAGGCCGAGCGCATTCGGAAACTATTCCAGGAAGGTAAGAGCGTCTCCGAGATAGCCGAGGCCCTCGGGGTAACCTACCAGCACGCCTACAAGGTGCTCAGGCGGTCTGGGCTATTGAAACCGAAGAAGGCCCAAGGCTTCCCGGAAAATTACGAGGAGTTCATATCGGGCCTAGAGATCCTGGGGATCTCCCTTCAAGCCTTGTCCGCCAGGCTAGACCGCCACCCTCAGGGCAAGAAGGGAGCCAGGTTGGTGCTTAAGCCCTTTGGACCTGAAGCGCTGGAAGAGGGCTTCCGGGCTGGCCTTGCTCTGACCGTGGACCTTTTGGACGATAATCACCCCATCGGGCAGCTTCAGGTGAAGCTGGCAGCCACCTACCGCTCCCCCCGTTTCCTGGACGACAACCTATTCAAGGTTTTTGCTGAGCGCAACCTCCCCCTGAACCTTTGGCCCTACCTCCGTTTCTACGTGGACTTCCTGACCACTCAGATGGGGTTGCCTCCCCTCACCTTGCCCCTGTTTAAGGTATGA